One stretch of Dokdonia sp. Hel_I_53 DNA includes these proteins:
- a CDS encoding YqaE/Pmp3 family membrane protein, which translates to MSIWRVLLAIFFPPLAVLDRGCGSIIIVFLLWLCGWVPGVIAALVILNKPQR; encoded by the coding sequence ATGAGTATCTGGCGTGTCTTGCTTGCCATCTTTTTCCCACCCCTAGCGGTTCTTGACAGAGGTTGTGGGTCCATTATTATCGTGTTTCTATTATGGCTTTGTGGCTGGGTGCCTGGGGTAATTGCGGCATTAGTTATTTTAAATAAGCCGCAGCGGTAA